A single Bernardetia sp. DNA region contains:
- a CDS encoding S8 family peptidase, whose amino-acid sequence MENFLYPLAYGGLLLSAAVYFFLKERQHAAGFARNSFFVSGLLYFLSLFFNDGGIMYDLLGVLTPDLAILTVVILIFNRLAPRPKILYFSIFAVIAGLKLFFFDASREAVVNYFTSEDTQVESNEVIIEKVIIGEKEEAVIPSNLSQNGELLLDLNMADKDAIVPVLEKYNLSIRRAFPELQHDEYSELEEYYVVDIPTFQLKNMDAIIGDLKGSGAVDYLENNEILELPNNPTTAFDVTPNKPSFGINDPSVKDLWGFEKMGVAQMYATLKEQKPKKKAKIVILDTGVEADHEDITDNYLSIEKKSDYDKLGHGTHCAGIAAAVTNNGKGIASFSPNSEFVSVSSIKVLNDAGFGSQESVIGGIIKAADQGADVISLSLGGPSNDAHQKAYSEAVKYANKAGAIVVVAAGNSNKNAKDFSPANAEGVITVSAIAPDLSIAPFSNHVQDMKMGIAAPGVKIFSTYPKGTYKFLNGTSMATPYVAGLLGVMKSLNPELDTKAAYEILNSTGKELEAGDKAGNFIQADKAVSAILEDE is encoded by the coding sequence ATGGAAAATTTCTTATATCCCTTAGCGTATGGTGGACTTCTGCTCTCAGCAGCCGTTTATTTCTTCTTGAAAGAACGCCAACACGCAGCAGGTTTTGCTAGAAACAGTTTCTTTGTTTCTGGTCTTTTGTATTTTCTTTCATTGTTTTTCAATGATGGAGGAATTATGTACGACCTTTTAGGCGTTCTGACACCAGATTTAGCTATTCTGACTGTTGTTATCCTTATCTTCAACCGTCTTGCGCCTCGTCCTAAGATTCTTTATTTCTCTATTTTTGCTGTAATTGCTGGCTTGAAATTATTTTTCTTTGATGCTAGTAGAGAAGCAGTGGTAAATTACTTTACAAGTGAGGACACACAAGTAGAATCAAATGAAGTAATTATTGAGAAGGTAATCATAGGCGAGAAAGAAGAAGCTGTTATTCCTTCAAATCTTAGCCAAAACGGAGAACTTCTTTTAGACTTAAATATGGCAGATAAAGATGCTATTGTTCCAGTTTTGGAAAAATATAATCTTTCTATTCGTAGAGCATTTCCAGAGTTACAGCACGATGAGTATTCAGAGTTAGAAGAATATTATGTAGTTGATATTCCTACTTTCCAACTCAAAAATATGGATGCTATTATTGGCGACCTAAAAGGTTCTGGCGCAGTAGATTATTTAGAAAACAACGAAATTTTAGAGCTTCCAAATAACCCAACAACTGCTTTTGATGTAACTCCAAACAAGCCTTCTTTTGGAATCAACGACCCTAGCGTAAAAGACCTTTGGGGGTTTGAAAAAATGGGTGTTGCACAGATGTACGCTACTTTAAAAGAACAAAAACCTAAGAAAAAAGCTAAAATTGTTATTCTTGACACAGGCGTAGAGGCAGACCACGAAGATATTACAGATAATTACCTTTCTATTGAAAAGAAAAGTGATTACGACAAATTAGGACACGGAACACACTGTGCAGGAATTGCAGCAGCCGTTACTAACAATGGAAAAGGTATTGCTTCTTTCTCTCCTAATTCAGAGTTTGTAAGTGTTTCTAGTATTAAAGTATTGAATGATGCTGGTTTTGGTTCGCAAGAATCTGTTATTGGTGGAATCATCAAAGCAGCAGACCAAGGAGCGGATGTAATTTCACTTTCTTTGGGAGGTCCTTCAAACGACGCTCATCAGAAAGCGTATTCAGAGGCTGTAAAATATGCCAATAAAGCAGGTGCTATCGTAGTAGTAGCAGCAGGAAATTCTAACAAAAATGCAAAAGATTTTTCTCCAGCCAATGCAGAAGGTGTGATTACAGTTTCAGCGATTGCTCCAGATTTGAGTATTGCACCGTTTTCTAATCACGTACAGGATATGAAAATGGGAATTGCAGCACCGGGGGTAAAGATTTTTTCTACCTATCCTAAAGGAACATACAAATTCTTGAACGGAACTTCAATGGCAACACCTTATGTAGCAGGTCTTTTGGGCGTAATGAAGTCATTAAATCCAGAACTTGACACAAAAGCAGCCTATGAAATCTTGAACAGTACAGGAAAAGAATTAGAAGCTGGCGACAAGGCTGGTAACTTTATTCAAGCAGACAAAGCTGTAAGTGCCATTTTGGAAGATGAGTAA
- a CDS encoding Eco57I restriction-modification methylase domain-containing protein: MKITEKPSKALHPAYRKISVTRNEINSFKTSLNTCLEHIRISDEKNESEENIKGYIKPFLKEVFYEEYLINTKDKIDLAIYAGKDATSNVSVLIEAKRPSNKSEFLKKDNLNRKALQELLLYYLRERVTLENNQIKHLIATNGYEWYFFKGEDFYNTFYKNKKLLKEYNQFLSGQKDSSKNDLFYNEIAKKYIEEVKEELPFLYIDIRKDFQELLDIQNTDDDKLVSLYKVFSPIHLLAQAYGNDSNQLNKQFYYELLHLIGLEEVKEKGKKVIQRKQKADRNDGSLLETTIYILEDRDYLRKVNQLKNYGKDKEEQLFNVALELSLTWINRILFLKLLEAQLVTYNQDEKYKFLHTDFVKDFDDLEELFFSALAKKIEDRNERIKEKYNHIPYLNSSLFEPNTLEDSALQISNLKELELELYEKTVLKDNLKRLTGTLPVLEYIFKFLEAYDFSGETGEKVDESNQNKTLISASVLGLIFEKINGYKDGSFYTPAYITMYMAKQTLRRAVVEKFNTHYAWKCNDFEALQEDLKDYIRNGDREAIRKEANQIINSLKICDPAVGSGHFLVSVLNELIAIKSELGVLIDKDGKRLNAYIEIDNDELVVEDENETIFAYQPKNKNSQRLQETLFHEKQTLIENCLFGVDINPNSVKICRLRLWIELLKNAYYTEENQLQTLPNIDINIKTGNSLISRFELDEDLKNAFKSKENPYSLEDYKNAVEEYKNTKNKDRKREIVKIIDTIKSAFTGTLDSKFKKKIATARGKLEQKQTEVQNLEAFGEKPSKKLKTELKKAKLTLQKVQDEKESILNNIIYQNAFEWRFEFPEVLDKNGKFVGFDVVIGNPPYTVVERTRNTTLEPYKNILEYSKLTNRYEEVLGGKLNLYRLFIKLSHDISKTNSYLSMIIPLSLVGDNSLESTRRFIFDSCEYLNLDCFPQKDNASLRVFEDAKVSTLILLSKKIKKRVNDSSILVNTYPHNSFSDKPKSYLTSVEKIIEFDSFKVCIPLLNQTQWNLLTKLHQHPPIRENESIIVRRGEINQTVYREYITDKKSESNANLIKGVEISQYKINLKLSQGKKEYLNEEQFFKDGKNNPLINVRRISTQRITGTDEKLRLVATIAPLKSYLADSTNSIHIEKQSFFKLEFVLGLLNSKVFQWRFKATSSNNNVSTTEIQSLPIPKTPNKETQTQIEEKVTQILSLKQSNPSTDTSELENEIDILVYKLYDLSYEEVLLIDTDFGWSEQEYNSK; the protein is encoded by the coding sequence ATGAAAATTACCGAAAAGCCAAGCAAAGCCCTTCATCCTGCCTACCGAAAAATAAGTGTTACAAGAAATGAAATAAATTCATTTAAAACCTCGCTCAATACGTGTTTGGAACACATCCGAATAAGTGATGAGAAGAACGAAAGTGAAGAAAATATCAAAGGGTATATAAAACCCTTTTTGAAAGAAGTATTTTATGAGGAATATCTCATCAATACAAAAGATAAAATTGACTTGGCGATTTATGCAGGGAAAGATGCAACGAGTAATGTTAGTGTGCTGATAGAAGCCAAAAGACCAAGCAACAAAAGCGAGTTTTTGAAAAAAGACAACCTCAATAGAAAAGCCTTACAAGAACTTTTGCTCTACTACCTTAGAGAGCGAGTAACTTTAGAAAATAACCAAATTAAACACCTTATTGCCACCAACGGCTACGAATGGTATTTTTTCAAAGGAGAAGATTTTTACAATACGTTTTATAAAAATAAAAAACTACTCAAAGAATATAATCAGTTCTTGTCAGGACAAAAAGATTCTAGCAAAAACGACCTTTTCTACAACGAAATTGCTAAAAAATACATTGAAGAAGTAAAAGAAGAACTGCCTTTTCTTTACATCGATATTCGAAAGGATTTTCAAGAGCTTTTAGATATTCAAAATACAGACGATGATAAGCTCGTTTCGCTCTACAAAGTTTTTTCTCCGATTCATCTTCTAGCGCAAGCCTATGGAAACGACAGTAACCAACTCAACAAACAGTTTTACTACGAACTTCTACACCTTATCGGTTTGGAAGAAGTCAAAGAAAAAGGCAAAAAAGTAATTCAGCGCAAGCAAAAAGCAGATAGAAACGATGGCTCACTCCTAGAGACGACCATTTATATTTTAGAAGATAGAGATTATCTAAGGAAAGTAAACCAACTTAAAAACTACGGAAAAGATAAAGAAGAACAGCTTTTTAATGTCGCTTTAGAGCTTTCTCTGACGTGGATAAACCGAATTTTGTTTCTCAAACTCTTGGAAGCACAGCTCGTAACCTACAACCAAGATGAGAAATATAAGTTTCTGCATACAGATTTTGTCAAAGATTTTGATGACTTGGAAGAACTCTTTTTTTCGGCGTTGGCAAAGAAAATAGAAGACCGAAACGAGCGTATCAAAGAAAAATACAATCATATTCCCTATCTGAATAGTTCGCTTTTCGAACCCAATACGTTAGAAGATTCGGCGTTACAGATTTCAAATTTGAAAGAACTGGAGCTAGAACTCTACGAAAAAACCGTTCTAAAAGACAATTTAAAACGCCTTACAGGAACTTTGCCTGTCTTGGAATATATTTTCAAGTTTTTGGAAGCCTACGATTTTAGTGGAGAAACAGGCGAAAAAGTAGATGAGAGCAACCAAAATAAAACGCTTATTTCGGCTTCGGTTTTGGGGCTTATTTTTGAAAAAATAAATGGGTATAAAGATGGCTCTTTCTATACACCTGCCTATATTACGATGTATATGGCAAAACAAACGCTTCGTAGAGCCGTCGTGGAAAAATTTAATACACATTACGCTTGGAAATGCAACGATTTTGAAGCTCTGCAAGAAGATTTGAAAGACTATATTCGAAATGGAGACAGAGAAGCCATACGAAAAGAAGCCAATCAAATCATTAATTCACTCAAAATATGCGACCCTGCTGTGGGTTCTGGGCACTTTTTAGTCAGTGTTTTGAATGAGCTTATCGCCATAAAAAGTGAGCTTGGTGTTTTGATTGATAAAGACGGCAAACGCCTAAACGCTTATATTGAGATTGATAACGACGAGCTAGTGGTGGAAGACGAAAACGAAACCATTTTTGCTTACCAACCCAAAAATAAAAATAGCCAAAGGCTACAAGAAACACTCTTTCACGAGAAACAAACGCTGATAGAAAACTGCTTGTTTGGTGTGGACATCAACCCCAATTCTGTCAAAATATGTAGGCTTAGGCTTTGGATAGAACTTTTAAAAAATGCCTATTACACCGAAGAAAATCAGCTTCAAACGCTGCCCAATATTGACATCAATATCAAGACTGGAAACTCTTTGATAAGCCGTTTTGAGCTAGACGAAGATTTGAAAAATGCCTTCAAGAGCAAAGAAAATCCGTATAGCCTAGAAGATTACAAAAATGCCGTAGAGGAATACAAAAACACCAAAAACAAAGACCGAAAAAGAGAAATTGTAAAGATAATTGATACTATCAAATCTGCCTTTACAGGAACGCTAGATAGTAAGTTTAAGAAAAAAATAGCCACAGCAAGGGGAAAGCTAGAGCAAAAACAAACCGAAGTACAGAACCTAGAAGCCTTTGGAGAAAAACCAAGCAAAAAACTAAAAACCGAACTCAAAAAAGCCAAACTCACGCTACAAAAAGTACAAGACGAAAAAGAATCTATTCTCAACAACATCATCTATCAAAATGCTTTCGAATGGCGTTTTGAGTTTCCAGAAGTATTAGATAAAAATGGAAAGTTTGTAGGCTTTGACGTTGTGATTGGGAATCCTCCTTATACTGTTGTAGAGAGAACTCGTAACACAACATTAGAACCCTATAAAAATATATTAGAATACTCTAAACTTACTAACAGATATGAAGAAGTCTTAGGGGGAAAATTAAATTTATATCGTCTATTTATCAAACTATCACATGATATTTCAAAAACAAACTCTTATTTAAGCATGATTATACCTCTTAGTTTAGTTGGAGATAATAGTTTGGAATCAACAAGAAGATTTATCTTTGATAGTTGTGAGTATTTGAACTTAGATTGTTTTCCTCAAAAAGATAATGCTTCTTTACGAGTTTTTGAAGATGCAAAGGTTTCAACTTTAATTCTTCTTAGCAAGAAAATAAAAAAGAGGGTAAATGATTCTAGTATCTTAGTAAATACCTATCCTCATAATTCTTTTTCAGATAAACCAAAAAGCTACTTAACTTCTGTTGAAAAAATAATTGAATTTGACAGCTTTAAAGTTTGCATTCCTCTATTAAATCAGACACAATGGAATTTGCTTACAAAACTACATCAACATCCACCAATAAGGGAAAATGAAAGTATCATAGTCAGAAGAGGTGAAATAAATCAAACAGTTTACAGAGAATATATTACAGATAAAAAAAGTGAGTCTAATGCTAATTTAATCAAGGGAGTGGAAATCTCTCAGTATAAAATCAATTTAAAACTAAGTCAAGGAAAGAAAGAGTATTTAAATGAGGAGCAATTTTTCAAAGATGGCAAAAATAATCCTTTAATCAATGTAAGACGCATAAGTACCCAAAGAATTACTGGTACAGATGAAAAGTTAAGATTAGTGGCTACAATAGCTCCTCTTAAATCTTACCTAGCTGATTCTACTAACTCCATACACATAGAAAAGCAATCTTTTTTCAAATTAGAATTTGTATTAGGATTATTAAACTCAAAAGTATTTCAATGGCGATTTAAAGCCACATCTAGTAATAATAATGTCAGTACAACAGAAATTCAATCTTTACCTATTCCAAAAACTCCAAACAAAGAAACCCAAACCCAAATAGAAGAAAAAGTAACTCAAATATTATCGCTTAAACAATCCAATCCATCAACCGACACGAGCGAGTTAGAAAATGAAATTGATATTTTGGTGTACAAGCTGTATGATTTGAGCTATGAAGAAGTGTTGCTGATTGATACTGATTTTGGATGGAGTGAGCAGGAGTATAACTCAAAATAA
- a CDS encoding transposase has protein sequence MHIESDTLYHIYNQGNNRESTFLEREDYIFFLRKVRERVLPFCEIVNYCLMPNHFHFLVNTNQNSVEEVKLGNLRLTKLSNGFRLLTNQYTIYFNNKYKRTGSLFRQKTKGKDLELSKKGNYPFTCFHYIHQNPIQANLCLKMEEWEFSSFRDYLNVRNGSLITKKIAYNLIDISQENFYKESYQIIDDNDIDHLY, from the coding sequence ATGCACATAGAGTCAGATACACTTTATCACATTTATAATCAAGGGAATAACAGAGAATCAACATTTTTGGAGAGAGAAGATTATATTTTCTTTCTTCGTAAAGTAAGGGAAAGAGTTTTACCTTTTTGTGAGATTGTAAACTACTGCTTGATGCCAAATCATTTTCATTTTTTAGTGAATACAAATCAGAATTCTGTTGAGGAAGTAAAGTTAGGAAACCTTCGCCTTACAAAACTGAGTAACGGTTTTAGATTACTTACCAATCAATACACTATATATTTCAACAACAAATACAAACGAACAGGGTCTTTATTTCGCCAGAAGACAAAAGGTAAGGACTTAGAACTAAGTAAAAAAGGAAATTATCCGTTTACTTGTTTTCACTATATTCATCAAAATCCAATACAAGCAAATCTGTGTTTGAAAATGGAGGAATGGGAATTTAGTTCTTTCAGAGACTATTTGAATGTTCGTAATGGTTCTTTGATTACCAAAAAAATTGCTTATAATTTGATAGATATTAGTCAAGAGAATTTTTATAAAGAGTCTTATCAAATTATTGACGACAACGATATAGACCATCTTTATTAA
- a CDS encoding alpha/beta hydrolase has translation MNLEKDFTSQIIDLADDYEGKVVATLVSCNHNTGNRKSVIYIHGYIDYFFHPHVAEKFIENGFDFYALDLRKYGRSWLSHQRENYCKSITEYFEEISLAVNQVYETNSSDIYLFGHSTGGLVAANYANFGEEKAKITGLILNSPFLDFYEGEFMKNIILAASNTLNLFSDYAYIRNTLSPVYVQSIHKKYKGEWNFNLDWKYTQGFPTYFKWLLAIYEGHERLRKYSNLQIPVLVMHSSSSKKMSRFSEKAYQNDIVLDVEDIKSRGSNLGSKVRLLEVKDAMHDIFLSPTPVREKAFEGMFEWLKEIA, from the coding sequence ATGAACTTAGAAAAAGATTTCACTTCTCAAATCATAGATTTGGCAGACGACTACGAAGGAAAAGTAGTGGCAACGCTTGTTTCTTGTAACCATAATACAGGCAATCGAAAAAGCGTGATTTATATTCATGGCTATATCGATTATTTTTTTCATCCTCATGTGGCTGAGAAATTTATAGAGAACGGATTTGATTTTTATGCTCTAGACCTCCGAAAATATGGACGCTCATGGCTTTCACATCAGAGAGAAAACTACTGCAAATCCATAACAGAATATTTTGAAGAAATATCTTTGGCAGTCAATCAAGTTTATGAAACAAATTCATCTGATATTTATCTTTTCGGACACTCAACAGGAGGGCTTGTTGCTGCCAACTACGCCAATTTTGGAGAAGAAAAAGCTAAAATAACTGGACTAATTCTTAATTCGCCTTTCTTAGATTTTTATGAAGGTGAGTTTATGAAAAATATTATTTTGGCAGCTTCCAATACGCTAAATTTATTTTCAGATTATGCTTATATAAGAAATACGCTGTCGCCTGTTTATGTACAAAGTATTCACAAAAAATACAAAGGAGAATGGAATTTTAATTTAGATTGGAAATATACACAAGGGTTTCCCACGTATTTCAAATGGCTATTAGCTATCTATGAAGGACACGAAAGACTACGCAAATATTCTAATCTTCAAATTCCTGTATTGGTAATGCACTCGTCTTCTTCTAAAAAAATGTCTCGTTTTTCAGAAAAAGCGTATCAAAACGATATTGTATTAGATGTAGAAGATATAAAAAGTAGAGGAAGTAATTTGGGAAGCAAAGTGAGGTTGTTGGAGGTAAAAGATGCGATGCACGATATTTTTTTATCTCCTACACCTGTGAGAGAAAAAGCCTTTGAAGGAATGTTTGAGTGGTTGAAAGAAATTGCGTAG
- a CDS encoding pyruvate dehydrogenase complex E1 component subunit beta has product MRVIQFREALREAMSEEMRRDKSVFLMGEEVAEYNGAYKVSQGMLDEFGAKRVIDTPIAELGFAGIGVGAAMNGLRPIIEFMTFNFSLVAIDQVINSAAKTLAMSGGQYGAPIVFRGPTGNAGQLGAQHSQNFENWYANTPGLKVVVPANPYDAKGLLKSSIRDNDPVIFMESEMMYGDKGEVPEEEYLIPLGKADIKREGTDVTVVSFGKILKVAQQAAEELEKEGISVEIVDLMSVRPIDYKTVIESVKKTNRLVIVEEAWPLGSIATDITYNVQRHAFDYLDAPIRRVNSMDVPLSYAPTLIEAVLPNVKRTVEAIKDVTYVS; this is encoded by the coding sequence ATGCGAGTAATTCAGTTTAGAGAAGCCCTACGTGAAGCCATGAGCGAAGAAATGCGAAGAGACAAAAGCGTTTTTTTGATGGGAGAAGAAGTAGCAGAATACAATGGAGCTTACAAAGTCAGCCAAGGAATGTTGGACGAGTTTGGAGCAAAACGTGTTATTGATACCCCTATCGCAGAACTTGGTTTTGCAGGTATTGGAGTTGGGGCAGCCATGAACGGATTGCGTCCGATTATAGAGTTTATGACCTTCAACTTTTCATTAGTTGCCATAGACCAAGTAATTAATTCAGCAGCCAAAACATTAGCGATGTCGGGTGGGCAATATGGCGCACCGATTGTTTTTCGTGGTCCAACAGGAAATGCAGGGCAGTTAGGCGCACAGCATTCCCAAAACTTTGAGAATTGGTATGCCAACACACCAGGCTTGAAGGTAGTTGTTCCAGCAAATCCGTATGATGCAAAAGGCTTACTCAAATCGTCTATTCGTGATAATGACCCTGTGATTTTTATGGAGTCTGAGATGATGTATGGCGATAAAGGCGAAGTTCCAGAAGAAGAATATCTCATTCCACTAGGAAAAGCTGATATTAAGCGTGAAGGAACAGACGTAACAGTGGTTTCTTTTGGAAAAATCTTGAAAGTAGCTCAGCAAGCTGCCGAAGAATTAGAAAAAGAAGGCATTTCGGTAGAAATTGTAGATTTAATGTCTGTTCGTCCGATAGATTACAAAACAGTCATTGAGTCTGTGAAGAAAACCAACCGTTTGGTAATTGTAGAGGAGGCTTGGCCACTAGGTTCTATTGCTACTGACATTACCTATAATGTTCAACGCCACGCCTTTGACTATTTGGATGCTCCAATTCGCAGAGTAAACTCTATGGACGTTCCTTTGAGTTATGCTCCAACGCTTATTGAGGCTGTACTACCAAATGTAAAACGTACTGTGGAGGCGATTAAAGATGTAACTTATGTTAGCTAG
- a CDS encoding PepSY-associated TM helix domain-containing protein — protein MALPNRKKIFKKWVRKFHLWAGLAIGSIIFIISVTGCLYVFKDEIQDILRKDAMFHNEANIDKKQVLPIHILEKKVNEYTQEKYPVHWVNIPIDRNESYRFYYYEKNPETTWNYFDEFIIYKSVYVNPYTGEVLGIYDEKNGFFGIVLAIHFSLLLARPIGSWVVGIATLLFIGMLITGIIIWWPKNKKARKQRFWFPKKNLKNWKKFNYDLHNILGFYASFIGIIIAITGSFYAFFFVRALIYLVFSGGLTQYPDFSEYKTTSPKTERTATTPDKIATQVEKLYPKAYGYSIDLGHEHLDEHSHPAFSIYIQQKKGVYYINNEVFFDENSGEMLYNRPHKEKNFGEKVIAANYDIHVGAILGLGGKILAFFVSLICASLPVTGFMIWWQRHKKRKVMFVKKME, from the coding sequence ATGGCGTTACCAAATAGAAAGAAAATATTCAAAAAGTGGGTAAGGAAATTTCATCTATGGGCTGGCTTGGCTATTGGAAGTATCATTTTTATCATCTCTGTTACAGGTTGTTTGTATGTATTCAAAGATGAAATTCAAGACATTTTGCGAAAAGATGCTATGTTTCATAATGAAGCCAACATAGATAAAAAACAAGTATTACCTATTCATATACTAGAAAAAAAAGTAAATGAATATACACAAGAAAAATATCCTGTACACTGGGTAAATATTCCAATTGATAGAAATGAAAGCTATAGATTTTACTATTATGAAAAAAATCCTGAAACTACTTGGAATTATTTTGATGAATTTATTATCTATAAATCAGTGTATGTTAATCCTTATACAGGAGAAGTTTTAGGTATTTATGATGAAAAAAATGGCTTTTTTGGAATTGTGTTAGCTATCCATTTTTCATTATTACTAGCACGTCCTATTGGAAGTTGGGTGGTCGGAATTGCTACTTTACTATTCATTGGAATGCTGATTACAGGAATTATAATTTGGTGGCCCAAAAATAAAAAAGCGAGAAAACAGCGTTTTTGGTTTCCTAAAAAAAATCTAAAGAATTGGAAAAAGTTTAATTATGATTTGCATAATATTTTAGGGTTTTATGCTTCTTTTATCGGAATCATAATTGCGATTACAGGCTCATTTTATGCCTTTTTCTTTGTTAGAGCTTTGATATATCTTGTCTTTTCGGGTGGACTTACACAATATCCTGATTTTTCAGAATACAAAACAACATCTCCAAAAACAGAACGAACAGCAACCACTCCAGATAAAATAGCAACACAAGTCGAAAAATTGTATCCTAAAGCCTATGGATATAGTATTGATTTAGGACATGAGCATTTAGACGAGCATTCGCATCCAGCTTTTTCCATCTATATTCAACAAAAAAAAGGAGTTTATTATATCAACAATGAAGTTTTCTTTGATGAAAATTCAGGAGAAATGCTTTATAACCGTCCTCACAAGGAGAAGAATTTTGGAGAAAAAGTAATTGCAGCCAATTATGATATTCATGTCGGTGCAATTTTGGGATTAGGAGGAAAAATATTAGCTTTTTTCGTTTCTCTTATCTGTGCATCCTTGCCCGTTACAGGTTTTATGATTTGGTGGCAAAGACATAAGAAGAGAAAGGTCATGTTTGTGAAAAAAATGGAATAG